One genomic region from Rosa rugosa chromosome 1, drRosRugo1.1, whole genome shotgun sequence encodes:
- the LOC133706661 gene encoding peptidyl-prolyl cis-trans isomerase CYP38, chloroplastic isoform X1 has protein sequence MAAIISCHSKFLGASIPFSVGTRFPVSRNLSSPTSFQCRIQNNKQQKGSSFSVKECVISIALTVGLITGVPALELSNNAYAATPVLPDLAVLISGPPIKDPGALLRYALPIDNKAIREVQKPLEDITESLKIAGVKALDSTERNLRQASRALKQGKPLIVSGLAESKKDHGAELLGKLEVGMDELQQIVEDKNRDGIAKKQKELLLYVGGVEEDMVDGFPYEVPEEYQSMPLLKGRATVDMKVKVKDNPNLTDCVFRIVLDGYNAPVTSGNFVDLVERHFYDGMEIQRADGFVVQTGDPEGPAEGFIDPSTEKTRTIPLEISVVGEKAPFYGATLEELGLYKAQTKLPFNAFGTMAMARDEFENNSASSQIFWLLKESELTPSNANILDGRYAVFGYITENEDFLADVKVGDVIESIQVVSGLENLANPSYKIAG, from the exons ATGGCAGCCATTATCTCCTGCCACTCCAAATTCTTAGGAGCCAGCATACCCTTTAGTGTTGGCACTCGCTTCCCAGTTTCCCGCAACCTTTCTTCCCCAACTTCTTTTCAGTGTCGGATCCAGAACAACAAACAG CAGAAAGGGAGTTCTTTTTCAGTAAAGGAGTGTGTCATTTCAATAGCTTTGACGGTGGGGCTAATAACAGGAGTTCCTGCATTGGAATTGTCCAACAATGCTTATGCAGCTACCCCAGTACTGCCTGATCTGGCTGTACTGATCTCTGGACCGCCAATAAAGGACCCTGGGGCATTGTTGAGATATGCTCTGCCTATTGATAACAAGGCTATCAGGGAGGTACAAAAGCCGCTTGAAGATATCACAGAGAGTCTCAAGATAGCTGGAGTCAAGGCACTAGATTCAACTGAGAGG AATTTGAGGCAGGCGTCTCGAGCACTGAAGCAGGGGAAGCCTTTAATTGTATCTGGATTAGCTGAGTCGAAGAAGGATCATGGTGCTGAATTGCTTGGCAAGCTGGAAGTAGGAATGGATGAGCTCCAACAGATTGTGGAGGATAAAAATAGAGATGGCATTgctaagaaacagaaagaactACTACTCTATGTCGGAGG TGTTGAAGAGGACATGGTGGATGGATTCCCTTATGAAGTGCCCGAAGAATACCAAAGCATGCCTCTATTGAAGGGGAGAGCAACTGTGGATATGAAGGTCAAGGTTAAGGATAATCCTAACCTTACTGACTGTGTCTTTCGTATTGTCCTCGACGGTTACAATGCTCCTGTAACTTCTGGAAACTTTGTGGACTTGGTGGAAAGACACTTTTATGATGGCATGGAAATCCAAAGAG CGGACGGATTTGTTGTACAAACTGGTGATCCTGAAGGACCTGCAGAGGGTTTCATTGATCCAAGTACTGAGAAGACCAGGACAATACCTTTAGAAATCTCTGTAGTTGGAGAGAAAGCACCCTTTTATGGAGCAACTTTGGAA GAACTGGGGCTATACAAGGCTCAGACAAAGCTTCCATTTAACGCATTTGGAACAATGGCAATGGCCCGAGAT GAATTTGAGAACAATTCTGCTTCAAGCCAGATATTTTGGTTACTAAAGGAAAGTGAACTAACTCCCAGTAACGCCAATATATTGGATGGTCGGTATGCAGTGTTCGGATACATTACAGAAAATGAGGACTTTTTGGCAGATGTCAAGGTTGGTGATGTTATCGAGTCTATCCAAGTTGTTTCTGGCCTGGAAAATCTAGCGAATCCAAGCTACAAGATTGCTGGCTAG
- the LOC133706661 gene encoding peptidyl-prolyl cis-trans isomerase CYP38, chloroplastic isoform X2: MAAIISCHSKFLGASIPFSVGTRFPVSRNLSSPTSFQCRIQNNKQKGSSFSVKECVISIALTVGLITGVPALELSNNAYAATPVLPDLAVLISGPPIKDPGALLRYALPIDNKAIREVQKPLEDITESLKIAGVKALDSTERNLRQASRALKQGKPLIVSGLAESKKDHGAELLGKLEVGMDELQQIVEDKNRDGIAKKQKELLLYVGGVEEDMVDGFPYEVPEEYQSMPLLKGRATVDMKVKVKDNPNLTDCVFRIVLDGYNAPVTSGNFVDLVERHFYDGMEIQRADGFVVQTGDPEGPAEGFIDPSTEKTRTIPLEISVVGEKAPFYGATLEELGLYKAQTKLPFNAFGTMAMARDEFENNSASSQIFWLLKESELTPSNANILDGRYAVFGYITENEDFLADVKVGDVIESIQVVSGLENLANPSYKIAG, from the exons ATGGCAGCCATTATCTCCTGCCACTCCAAATTCTTAGGAGCCAGCATACCCTTTAGTGTTGGCACTCGCTTCCCAGTTTCCCGCAACCTTTCTTCCCCAACTTCTTTTCAGTGTCGGATCCAGAACAACAAACAG AAAGGGAGTTCTTTTTCAGTAAAGGAGTGTGTCATTTCAATAGCTTTGACGGTGGGGCTAATAACAGGAGTTCCTGCATTGGAATTGTCCAACAATGCTTATGCAGCTACCCCAGTACTGCCTGATCTGGCTGTACTGATCTCTGGACCGCCAATAAAGGACCCTGGGGCATTGTTGAGATATGCTCTGCCTATTGATAACAAGGCTATCAGGGAGGTACAAAAGCCGCTTGAAGATATCACAGAGAGTCTCAAGATAGCTGGAGTCAAGGCACTAGATTCAACTGAGAGG AATTTGAGGCAGGCGTCTCGAGCACTGAAGCAGGGGAAGCCTTTAATTGTATCTGGATTAGCTGAGTCGAAGAAGGATCATGGTGCTGAATTGCTTGGCAAGCTGGAAGTAGGAATGGATGAGCTCCAACAGATTGTGGAGGATAAAAATAGAGATGGCATTgctaagaaacagaaagaactACTACTCTATGTCGGAGG TGTTGAAGAGGACATGGTGGATGGATTCCCTTATGAAGTGCCCGAAGAATACCAAAGCATGCCTCTATTGAAGGGGAGAGCAACTGTGGATATGAAGGTCAAGGTTAAGGATAATCCTAACCTTACTGACTGTGTCTTTCGTATTGTCCTCGACGGTTACAATGCTCCTGTAACTTCTGGAAACTTTGTGGACTTGGTGGAAAGACACTTTTATGATGGCATGGAAATCCAAAGAG CGGACGGATTTGTTGTACAAACTGGTGATCCTGAAGGACCTGCAGAGGGTTTCATTGATCCAAGTACTGAGAAGACCAGGACAATACCTTTAGAAATCTCTGTAGTTGGAGAGAAAGCACCCTTTTATGGAGCAACTTTGGAA GAACTGGGGCTATACAAGGCTCAGACAAAGCTTCCATTTAACGCATTTGGAACAATGGCAATGGCCCGAGAT GAATTTGAGAACAATTCTGCTTCAAGCCAGATATTTTGGTTACTAAAGGAAAGTGAACTAACTCCCAGTAACGCCAATATATTGGATGGTCGGTATGCAGTGTTCGGATACATTACAGAAAATGAGGACTTTTTGGCAGATGTCAAGGTTGGTGATGTTATCGAGTCTATCCAAGTTGTTTCTGGCCTGGAAAATCTAGCGAATCCAAGCTACAAGATTGCTGGCTAG
- the LOC133726546 gene encoding serine/threonine-protein kinase STY13 has protein sequence MKEKNDDGGGGGYVRADQIDLKSLDEQLQKHLSRAWTMEKNKNRDQQEQQEQELEAEAAAARVVGPTRRQEWEIDPSKLIVKGAIARGTFGTVHRGIYDGIDVAVKLLDWGEEGHRTDAEIASLRAAFTQEVAVWHKLDHPNVTKFIGATMGTSELNIQTDNGQVGMPSNVCCVVVEYCPGGALKSYLIKNRRKKLAFKVVVQLALDLARGLCYLHSQKIVHRDVKTENMLLDKTRTVKIADFGVARVEASNPHDMTGETGTLGYMAPEVLNGNPYNRKCDVYSFGICLWEIYCCDMPYPDLSFSEVTSAVVRQNLRPEIPRCCPSSLANVMKRCWDANPDKRPEMDEVVAMLEAVDTTKGGGMLPHDHPQGCLCFRKYRGP, from the exons atgaaggagaagaacgacgacggcggcggcggtgggTATGTGAGGGCGGACCAGATAGATCTGAAGAGCTTGGACGAGCAGCTTCAGAAGCATCTGAGCAGGGCATGGACTAtggagaagaacaagaacagagACCAGCAGGagcaacaagaacaagaactgGAAGCGGAAGCAGCAGCAGCTAGGGTGGTGGGTCCCACCAGGAGGCAAGAGTGGGAGATTGATCCTTCCAAGCTCATAGTCAAGGGTGCTATTGCCAGAGGCACCTTCGGCACCGTCCACCGTGGCATTTACGACGGCATAGACGTCGCCG TTAAACTTCTAGATTGGGGAGAAGAGGGCCATAGAACTGACGCTGAAATAGCTTCTCTAAGAGCAGCATTTACTCAAGAAGTTGCTGTGTGGCATAAGCTTGACCATCCTAATGTAACCAAG TTTATAGGGGCGACAATGGGAACATCAGAGCTGAACATACAAACAGATAATGGCCAGGTTGGCATGCCAAGTAATGTTTGTTGCGTTGTTGTCGAGTATTGTCCTGGTGGTGCACTGAAATCTTACCTCATAAAGAACCGCAGAAAGAAGCTGGCTTTCAAAGTAGTTGTCCAATTGGCACTAGATCTTGCACGAGG TTTATGCTATCTCCATTCACAGAAGATTGTTCACAGAGATGTTAAAACAGAAAACATGCTTCTGGACAAGACACGTACTGTAAAAATAGCTGACTTTGGGGTTGCTCGTGTGGAGGCCTCAAATCCTCATGACATGACAGGGGAGACTGGAACCCTTGGTTACATGGCTCCAGAG GTTCTCAACGGCAATCCATATAACAGGAAATGTGATGTGTACAGTTTTGGCATATGCTTGTGGGAAATATACTGCTGTGACATGCCGTATCCTGATCTTAGTTTCTCAGAGGTGACATCAGCTGTTGTCCGTCAG AATCTGAGGCCTGAGATACCTCGTTGTTGCCCAAGTTCTCTTGCAAATGTTATGAAGCGATGTTGGGATGCTAACCCCGATAAGCGGCCCGAGATGGATGAGGTGGTGGCCATGTTGGAGGCTGTCGACACAACTAAAGGCGGAGGTATGCTCCCTCATGATCATCCTCAGGGTTGTCTCTGCTTCCGTAAGTATCGAGGACCTTGA
- the LOC133706674 gene encoding uncharacterized protein LOC133706674, translating into MGAYSNDGVLLSPIYSLSSGQDLRSSKHVHDNVHGNIYLDPLSLKFIDTEEFQRLRDLKQLGVTNSVFPGAVHSRFEHSLGVYWLAGEAVQRLKSYQGLELDIDRFDLQTVKIAGLLHDVGHGPFSHLFEREFLPRVQSGSHWSHEDMSVKMIDHIVNQHHIDIDPEMIKRVKEMILASENANAKSSREKPFLYEIVANGRNGIDVDKFDYIVRDSRACGLGCNFEFRRLMETMRVLDDEICYRAKDYLTVHKLFVTRADLYRTVYTHPKVKAIELMVVDALVKANDYLQISSHIEDPAEYWKLDDSIIRTIETAPNEELKEARDLILRIRRRNLYQFCNEYAVPKEQMEHFKNVTAQDIVCSQTNGGVILKEEDVAVTNIRIDLTRGSQNPLQSINFFQDYESKEKFPIRDDRISHLLPTSYQDLIVRVYSKKPELVGPISEAFENFQVKTYGVKAQVHPTPEKKKRPRGF; encoded by the exons ATGGGGGCTTACAGCAACGACGGCGTTTTGTTGTCTCCGATATACAGTTTGAGTTCCGGCCAAGACCTCCGTTCCTCCAAGCACGTCCACGACAATGTCCACGGCAACATTTACCTCGATCCG CTTTCTTTGAAGTTTATTGATACTGAGGAGTTTCAGAG GCTTCGAGACCTGAAACAACTCG GAGTGACAAACTCAGTTTTTCCTGGGGCTGTGCATTCCAGGTTTGAGCATTCGCTTGGTGTCTATTGGCTTGCTGGTGAAGCTGTTCAGAGGCTCAAAAGTTATCAG GGTCTCGAACTTGATATTGACCGCTTTGATCTCCAGACAGTAAAAATTGCAG GTCTATTGCATGATGTTGGCCATGGGCCTTTCAGTCACTTGTTTGAACGGGAGTTTCTTCCACGGGTTCAGAGTGGTTCCCATTG GTCTCATGAGGATATGTCAGTTAAGATGATTGACCACATTGTTAATCAGCATCATATTGATATTGACCCTGAGATGATTAAAAGAGTTAAG GAGATGATACTTGCTTCTGAAAATGCCAATGCAAAA AGCTCCAGGGAGAAGCCTTTTCTGTATGAAATTGTGGCAAATGGCCGTAATGGTATTGATGTGGACAA GTTTGATTATATTGTCCGTGACAGCCGAGCTTGTGGGCTGGGATGTAATTTTGAGTTTCGAAG ATTAATGGAAACAATGCGGGTTTTGGATGATGAGATCTGCTACCGTGCTAAAGACT ATCTCACCGTCCACAAATTATTTGTCACTCGGGCGGATTTGTATCGAACAGTTTATACACATCCAAAAGTAAAG GCCATAGAGCTTATGGTGGTGGATGCCCTGGTGAAAGCAAATGATTATCTACAAATATCATCTCACATTGAGGATCCAGCTGAATATTGGAAG TTAGATGACTCAATAATCAGAACTATTGAGACAGCTCCGAATGAAGAGCTAAAGGAGGCTAGGGACTTAATCCTGCGCATTAGGAGGAGAAATCTCTATCAG TTCTGCAATGAGTATGCCGTACCCAAGGAGCAAATGGAACATTTCAAAAACGTCACTGCTCAAGATATTGTTTGTTCTCAG ACAAATGGAGGTGTTATATTGAAAGAGGAGGATGTTGCTGTTACCAACATCAGGATTGATTTGACTCGCGGAAGTCAAAATCCCCTTCAAAG CATCAACTTTTTCCAG GACTATGAGAGTAAGGAGAAATTCCCAATCCGTGATGATCGCATCAGTCACTTGCTGCCTACATCATATCAAGATTTGATAGTGAGGGTCTATTCAAAAAAGCCTGAGCTG GTTGGGCCAATCTCTGAGGCTTTCGAAAATTTCCAGGTAAAAACATATGGGGTCAAGGCACAAGTACATCCCAcaccagagaaaaagaaacGCCCTCGTGGTTTCTAA
- the LOC133726549 gene encoding photosystem I assembly factor PSA3, chloroplastic has protein sequence MEVVASTLPSSSLKLKPNPTPQIFVTKSHLCNTTGKPTSPSLLYIGQIYGDTSKSNRSKLPNSTGFFSVKAYVDNPNSISSFASKVIGSLPVVGLIARILSDEGGVGGEIIDFAEFRRRVGKKCTITDSRAFYEFQERRGRAGDPLYVLMCCYVAAVGAGLLKSEEILEGAARLRVSNDIEFEEQNFIALMNEAKERRAKIKADTQVIPMETRVDKALEAIYICCFGRDPVEEQDENLLNVMLRAVFPSVEKSEIQRIIREKAQKVAEGGDDGRSPEPKPLSKEAVKMQMKDLEFLQQNRDNN, from the exons ATGGAGGTTGTGGCATCCACTCTCCCTTCTTCATCTCTCAAACTCAAACCCAATCCCACTCCCCAAATCTTCGTCACCAAAAGCCATCTCTGCAACACCACCGGCAAACCCACCTCACCTTCTCTGCTTTACATTGGCCAAATCTATGGCGACACTAGTAAATCCAACAGGTCCAAACTCCCAAACTCAACTGGGTTCTTCTCCGTCAAAGCCTACGTCGACAACCCCAACTCCATCTCCAGCTTCGCCAGCAAGGTCATTGGTTCTCTCCCCGTCGTGGGATTAATAGCTCGCATTCTGAGCGATGAGGGAGGCGTTGGTGGTGAGATTATCGATTTCGCTGAGTTTCGGAGAAGGGTAGGGAAGAAATGTACTATTACTGATTCCAGAGCCTTCTATGAGTTCCAAGAGCGACGAGGCCGG GCAGGGGATCCTCTGTATGTGCTAATGTGCTGCTATGTAGCTGCGGTTGGTGCTGGTCTTCTTAAGTCTGAAGAGATTTTAGAAGGCGCCGCGAGGCTGAGGGTTTCGAATGATATTGAGTTTGAAGAGCAGAATTTCATTGCCTTGATGAATGAGGCAAAAGAG AGAAGGGCAAAGATAAAGGCTGATACACAAGTCATTCCTATGGAGACTCGGGTTGATAAGGCGCTTGAAGCGATTTACATATGTTGCTTTGGGAGGGATCCGGTAGAAGAACAAGATGAAAATCTTCTAAATGTGATGCTTAGGGCCGTGTTTCCATCTGTTGAGAAGTCCGAGATACAGCGGATTATCAGGGAAAAGGCACAGAAGGTAGCTGAAGGTGGTGATGATGGCAGATCCCCGGAGCCAAAGCCCTTATCGAAAGAAGCTGTTAAGATGCAAATGAAGGACCTCGAGTTCCTCCAACAAAATAGAGACAACAACTGA
- the LOC133726550 gene encoding uncharacterized protein At4g28440-like, which yields MADTKPAKRKPVFKKVIELQPDTKGHTLIVKVVSSKMVLQKGRPDGIQVRQMKIAECLVGDETGTIIFTARNEQVDLMKPGATLILRNARIDMFKGSMRLAVDKWGRVEVTEPASFTVREDNNMSLVEYELVSVVEK from the exons ATGGCGGATACAAAACCAGCAAAGAGGAAACCTGTGTTCAAAAAGGTTATTGAGCTTCAGCCGGACACCAAGGGACACACTCTGATTGTAAAAGTGGTTAGTTCGAAGATGGTGTTGCAGAAGGGCCGTCCTGATGGGATCCAAGTTCGTCAGATGAAGATTGCTGAATGCTTGGTTGGAGACGAAACCGGAACCATCATTTTCACCGCTAGAAATGAACAag TGGACTTGATGAAACCTGGTGCTACTCTGATTCTGAGGAATGCTAGAATTGACATGTTCAAGGGATCTATGAGGCTTGCTGTCGACAAATGGGGTCGAGTAGAAGTGACTGAACCAGCTAGCTTCACTGTCAGGGAAGATAACAACATGTCACTGGTCGAATATGAACTGGTTAGTGTTGTCGAAAAGTAG
- the LOC133726548 gene encoding formate dehydrogenase, mitochondrial: MAMKGAIVSAAKALASPRSSSASTFFSRQLHATPGSKKIVGVFYKANEYAKLNPNFLGCEENALGIRDWLESQGHKYVVTDDKEGPNCELEKHIEDMHVLITTPFHPAYVTAERIKKAKNLQLLLTAGIGSDHIDLKAAAAAGLTVAEVTGSNTVSVAEDELMRILILVRNFIPGYQQVVTGEWKVAAISHRAYDLEGKTVGTVGAGRIGKLLMQRLRPFNCNILYHDRIKADAEFEKETGAKFEEDLDKMLPKCDVVVVNTPLTEKTRGMFDKERISKLKKGVLIVNNARGAIMDTQAVVDACNSGHIAGYSGDVWNPQPAPQDHPWRYMPNHAMTPHTSGTTIDGQLRYAAGTKDMLDRYFKGKDFPAQNYIVKEGKLASQYQ; the protein is encoded by the exons ATGGCGATGAAGGGTGCGATTGTCTCTGCTGCTAAGGCTCTTGCCTCACCACGCAGCTCTTCCGCTTCCACCTTTTTCTCCAGGCAGCTCCAC GCAACTCCGGGGAGCAAGAAGATTGTTGGGGTGTTTTATAAGGCTAATGAGTATGCCAAACTCAACCCCAATTTTTTGGGTTGTGAGGAAAACGCTTTGGGCATAAGGGACTGGCTTGAATCACAGGGACACAAGTATGTTGTTACTGATGACAAGGAGGGACCAAATTGTG AGCTTGAGAAACACATTGAGGATATGCATGTTCTGATCACAACCCCTTTCCACCCTGCCTATGTCACGGCGGAGAGGATTAAAAAGGCCAAGAATTTGCAGCTTCTTTTGACTGCCGGAATTGGCTCCGATCACATTGACCTCAAGGCTGCTGCGGCGGCTGGACTGACGGTTGCTGAGGTCACCGGAAGTAATACTGTTTCGGTTGCGGAAGATGAGCTGATGAGGATCCTCATTCTTGTGAGGAACTTTATTCCGGGGTATCAGCAGGTTGTTACTGGGGAGTGGAAGGTTGCAGCCATTTCCCACAGGGCTTATGATTTGGAAGGAAAGACAGTTGGTACTGTTGGAGCTGGAAGAATTGGCAAGCTTTTGATGCAAAGGTTGAGGCCTTTCAACTGTAATATCCTCTATCATGACAGAATTAAGGCTGATGCCGAATTTGAAAAAGAGACGGGGGCTAAGTTTGAGGAGGATCTTGATAAGATGCTTCCGAAATGTGATGTTGTTGTTGTCAACACCCCGCTAACAGAAAAGACAAG GGGGATGTTTGATAAAGAGAGAATTTCCAAGCTCAAGAAGGGAGTCCTGATCGTGAACAATGCCCGTGGGGCAATCATGGACACGCAAGCAGTTGTCGATGCTTGCAACAGTGGACACATAGCAG GATACAGTGGCGATGTTTGGAACCCCCAACCAGCTCCCCAAGACCATCCATGGCGTTACATGCCAAACCATGCCATGACCCCTCATACATCTGGCACCACAATTGATGGACAG TTGCGTTATGCTGCTGGTACCAAGGACATGCTCGACAGGTACTTCAAAGGCAAAGACTTTCCTGCTCAAAACTACATTGTCAAGGAGGGCAAGCTAGCAAGCCAGTACCAGTGA